Proteins from one bacterium genomic window:
- a CDS encoding Rieske 2Fe-2S domain-containing protein, protein MAFVPVARLSEIPTDRGLRVVVEGIGIGLYRVGDEVYAMEDACPHQGFPLHDGNLEGCVIICRAHGWPFDVRTGFDPDDADGFPIPTFAVEVEADEVRLDLTQQRNDPRRLRKQR, encoded by the coding sequence GTGGCCTTCGTTCCCGTCGCCCGCCTGAGTGAGATCCCGACCGACCGCGGCCTCCGCGTCGTCGTCGAAGGAATCGGGATCGGGCTCTACCGCGTCGGCGACGAAGTCTACGCGATGGAGGACGCCTGCCCCCACCAGGGCTTCCCCCTCCACGACGGCAACCTGGAGGGCTGCGTGATCATCTGCCGCGCCCACGGCTGGCCCTTCGACGTCCGAACCGGCTTCGACCCCGACGACGCCGACGGCTTCCCGATCCCCACCTTCGCCGTCGAAGTCGAAGCCGACGAAGTCCGCCTCGACCTCACCCAGCAGCGGAACGACCCCCGCCGCCTCCGCAAGCAGCGTTAG
- a CDS encoding SDR family NAD(P)-dependent oxidoreductase, whose product MQDYAGKVAVVTGGAGDIGKAIAKQLLGEGAKVVISDVEQGALDATLEELSPIGEVSAVRTDVSDPEDVESLAEQVYARHGVVHLLFNNAGVGAPSVNVWETTVNDWKWVLGVNVMGVVHGIQSFVPRMIEGGEPGHVINTSSGDGGIAPMAGQSVYASSKASVSIITECLAAQFSTQHPQLQATIFYPAGGVLDTGIWTCARNRPDEFAREKPSGQPEDLMGAFMTHARETGMEIQFQDLDDLAKALLVDLKAGKFVAMIGVEGAGETLRTRADKIGKGEAPFDEHSLIA is encoded by the coding sequence ATGCAGGACTACGCAGGCAAGGTCGCCGTCGTCACCGGCGGCGCGGGAGACATCGGCAAGGCGATCGCGAAGCAGCTCCTCGGCGAGGGGGCGAAGGTCGTGATCTCGGACGTGGAGCAGGGCGCGCTCGACGCGACGCTCGAGGAGCTCTCGCCGATCGGCGAGGTGAGCGCGGTCCGGACCGACGTGTCCGATCCGGAGGACGTCGAATCCCTCGCGGAGCAGGTCTACGCCCGCCACGGCGTGGTCCATCTCCTCTTCAACAACGCGGGCGTCGGTGCGCCCTCGGTCAACGTCTGGGAGACGACGGTCAACGACTGGAAATGGGTCCTCGGCGTGAACGTGATGGGCGTCGTCCACGGCATCCAGAGCTTCGTGCCTCGCATGATCGAAGGCGGCGAGCCGGGACACGTGATCAACACGTCGAGCGGCGACGGCGGGATCGCGCCGATGGCCGGTCAGTCGGTCTACGCCTCGAGCAAGGCGAGCGTCTCGATCATCACGGAGTGCCTCGCCGCGCAGTTCAGCACCCAGCATCCCCAGCTCCAGGCGACGATCTTCTATCCCGCCGGCGGCGTGCTCGACACGGGGATCTGGACCTGCGCGCGGAATCGCCCGGACGAGTTCGCCCGCGAGAAGCCGTCGGGCCAGCCCGAGGACCTGATGGGCGCGTTCATGACGCACGCCAGGGAGACCGGGATGGAGATCCAGTTCCAGGATCTCGACGATCTCGCGAAGGCGCTCCTCGTCGACCTCAAGGCCGGCAAGTTCGTCGCGATGATCGGCGTCGAAGGCGCGGGAGAGACGCTGCGCACCCGGGCGGACAAGATCGGCAAGGGCGAGGCGCCCTTCGACGAGCACTCGCTGATCGCCTAG
- a CDS encoding alpha/beta hydrolase codes for MNIVREPYGILHVDPSPIKDVYGGDSGAVFVECMRLRPEGVDSKTVIVFSHPIGGGAFLPLVNALAHAGIHVVYCNPRYRGNDTALIMEKCVLDLGACIRDLKEKKGYETILMGGWSGGGSLSSFYQDQAENPTIRETPAGDPADLVAAKLIPADGVIYLAAHLSRSHTLTEWIDPSITDEANPFDRDPELNLYDPANPNQPPYAADFLTGYADAQLARNRRITAWVKETLAELSADPSKPPERAFCVHGTMAAPCFLDPAVDPSDREPGTCYLGDPKTVNDGPVGLARFTTLRSWLSQWSFDESRADGIGNASRISCPVLAINNTADLACTPSHAQRLFDAVSHDDKELHQVKGADHYYMQKPELIPEAVGLVQDWMSRKGF; via the coding sequence ATGAACATCGTCCGCGAGCCCTACGGCATCCTCCACGTCGACCCGAGCCCGATCAAGGACGTCTACGGAGGCGACTCCGGCGCGGTCTTCGTCGAGTGCATGCGACTGCGGCCCGAGGGCGTCGACTCGAAGACGGTGATCGTCTTCTCCCATCCGATTGGCGGCGGCGCATTCCTCCCGCTCGTGAACGCGCTGGCCCATGCCGGGATCCACGTCGTCTATTGCAACCCCCGCTATCGCGGGAACGACACGGCGCTGATCATGGAGAAGTGCGTGCTCGACCTCGGCGCGTGCATCCGCGATCTCAAGGAGAAGAAGGGCTACGAGACGATCCTGATGGGCGGCTGGTCCGGTGGCGGCTCGCTCTCGTCGTTCTATCAGGACCAGGCCGAGAACCCGACGATCCGCGAGACACCGGCCGGCGATCCCGCCGATCTCGTCGCGGCGAAGCTCATCCCCGCGGACGGCGTGATTTACCTCGCGGCCCACCTGTCCCGTTCACACACGCTGACCGAATGGATCGACCCTTCGATCACCGACGAGGCGAACCCCTTCGACCGGGATCCCGAGCTCAACCTCTACGACCCCGCGAACCCGAATCAGCCGCCCTACGCCGCCGACTTCCTGACGGGCTACGCGGACGCCCAGCTCGCGCGAAACCGGCGGATCACGGCCTGGGTGAAGGAGACGCTCGCAGAGCTCTCGGCCGATCCCTCGAAGCCGCCGGAGCGCGCGTTCTGCGTCCACGGGACGATGGCGGCGCCCTGCTTCCTCGACCCGGCGGTCGATCCCTCCGACCGCGAGCCCGGCACGTGCTACCTGGGCGATCCGAAGACCGTCAACGACGGTCCGGTCGGCCTCGCTCGCTTCACGACGCTCCGCTCCTGGCTGTCCCAGTGGAGCTTCGACGAGTCCCGCGCCGACGGGATCGGCAACGCGAGCCGGATCAGCTGCCCCGTTCTCGCGATCAACAACACCGCGGATCTGGCCTGCACCCCGAGCCACGCCCAACGCCTCTTCGACGCCGTGTCCCACGACGACAAGGAGCTCCACCAGGTGAAGGGCGCCGACCACTACTACATGCAGAAGCCCGAGCTGATCCCGGAGGCGGTCGGCCTCGTTCAGGACTGGATGTCGCGGAAGGGATTCTGA
- a CDS encoding VOC family protein, with protein MIKAKGVHHIAFSTADMKGQIEFFSDVLGMPLVAIFPMHGVPGGIHAFLEGSPECLISFVQLPAIADIEIEYGKTHAGSGSLPSAPGTLQHLALVVDGDEELLAMRDRIRSRGINVLGPIDHGMCRSMYFAGPEALSLEIATSDEAIDPKHWLDPEAAAEVGISPEMMEQMAKPATFERPAEPIAQPPYDPAKPHMLYPKAVYEQMLKMTDQQVWDATSFTEPPVK; from the coding sequence ATGATCAAAGCCAAGGGCGTCCACCACATCGCGTTCTCGACCGCCGACATGAAGGGCCAGATCGAGTTCTTCTCGGATGTGCTCGGGATGCCGCTCGTCGCGATCTTCCCGATGCACGGGGTGCCCGGCGGCATTCACGCCTTCCTCGAAGGCTCCCCCGAGTGCCTGATCTCCTTCGTCCAGCTCCCCGCGATCGCGGACATCGAGATCGAGTACGGCAAGACCCACGCCGGCAGCGGCAGCCTCCCGTCGGCGCCCGGAACGCTCCAGCACCTCGCGCTCGTCGTCGACGGCGACGAGGAGCTGCTCGCGATGCGCGACCGGATCCGGAGCCGCGGCATCAACGTACTCGGCCCGATCGACCATGGGATGTGTCGCTCGATGTACTTCGCCGGACCCGAGGCGCTCAGCCTCGAGATCGCGACCTCCGACGAAGCGATCGACCCGAAGCACTGGCTCGATCCCGAAGCCGCCGCCGAGGTCGGGATCTCCCCCGAGATGATGGAGCAGATGGCGAAGCCCGCGACCTTCGAGCGGCCCGCCGAGCCGATCGCGCAGCCTCCCTACGACCCAGCGAAGCCGCACATGCTCTATCCGAAAGCCGTCTACGAGCAGATGCTGAAGATGACGGACCAGCAGGTCTGGGACGCGACGAGCTTCACGGAGCCGCCCGTCAAATGA
- a CDS encoding DUF2855 family protein encodes MADDFPPIDFQVNRDDFRETRFVPGAPIDDLAEGQVLFRIDRFALTSNNISYAAAGDMLNYWGFFPGEDRWGRIPAMGFGIVAASRNPDIPEGGQCFGFFPMSRHLVIDAEKNGSGMVDTAAHRAEHAPVYRSYSWTDGDPLYKESRADELILLRGLFMTSFLCEDLIADEDFFGGQASIVTSASSKTSIALGHLLSKRGRGPVIGLTSPRNEIFVEKLGCYDEVVLYDELDRLPEIVGDKGAVMVDMAGNGEVVAGVHDRLADELKYSCTVGATHWEAGGRPKTMKGPQPEFFFAPARIVKRTQDWGPGGLQERLGGAWHAFADWSETWMNIKRQSGEEALQRVYLEILNGDLDPSDGHVLSLG; translated from the coding sequence ATGGCCGACGACTTCCCCCCGATCGACTTCCAGGTGAATCGCGACGACTTCCGTGAGACACGCTTCGTCCCGGGGGCGCCGATCGACGATCTCGCAGAGGGGCAGGTCCTCTTCCGCATCGACCGCTTCGCGCTCACCTCGAACAACATCTCCTACGCCGCCGCCGGGGACATGCTGAACTACTGGGGCTTCTTCCCCGGCGAAGACCGCTGGGGACGCATCCCGGCGATGGGCTTCGGAATCGTCGCGGCGTCCCGCAATCCGGACATCCCGGAAGGCGGTCAGTGTTTCGGCTTCTTCCCCATGTCGCGTCACCTGGTGATCGACGCCGAGAAGAACGGCTCGGGCATGGTCGACACCGCCGCCCACCGCGCGGAGCACGCCCCGGTCTACCGCTCCTACTCCTGGACCGACGGCGATCCCCTCTACAAGGAATCCCGTGCCGACGAGCTGATCCTGCTGCGCGGCCTCTTCATGACGTCGTTCCTCTGCGAGGACCTGATCGCCGACGAGGACTTCTTCGGCGGCCAGGCCTCGATCGTGACGAGCGCCTCGAGCAAGACGTCCATCGCGCTCGGTCATCTGCTCTCGAAGCGCGGCCGCGGCCCCGTCATCGGCCTGACGTCCCCGCGCAACGAGATCTTCGTCGAGAAGCTCGGTTGCTACGACGAGGTCGTGCTCTACGACGAGCTCGATCGCCTCCCCGAGATCGTCGGCGACAAGGGCGCGGTCATGGTCGACATGGCGGGCAACGGCGAAGTCGTCGCCGGCGTCCACGACCGACTGGCCGACGAGCTCAAGTATTCGTGCACCGTCGGCGCGACCCACTGGGAGGCCGGCGGTCGCCCCAAGACGATGAAGGGGCCGCAGCCGGAGTTCTTCTTCGCGCCCGCACGAATCGTGAAGCGCACGCAGGACTGGGGGCCGGGCGGTCTGCAGGAGCGCCTCGGCGGCGCGTGGCACGCCTTCGCGGACTGGAGCGAGACCTGGATGAACATCAAGCGCCAGTCGGGCGAGGAAGCGCTCCAGCGCGTCTACCTCGAAATCCTGAACGGCGACCTCGACCCGAGCGACGGCCACGTGCTGTCGCTCGGGTAG
- a CDS encoding cysteine hydrolase family protein, producing the protein MPSLEELVAPGKAAILTMEMQRGVIGDLATIRPLADLVASQGIPERTGGLLEAARRRDVPVIHCRAGFRRDRRGSYPNVPMVNAMLKDPDYLVMGEPATDVLPELGPAETDLDSARLHGMSPFIGTELDPTLRSMGITTVIATGVSLNVGILGMTIEAINHGYHVVLVTDCVTGYPPEYGEQVLQHSLGRITTQTTAEELQKLWG; encoded by the coding sequence ATGCCCAGCCTGGAAGAACTCGTCGCCCCCGGAAAGGCCGCGATCCTCACGATGGAGATGCAGCGTGGCGTGATCGGTGATCTCGCCACGATCCGCCCCCTCGCCGATCTCGTCGCGAGCCAGGGGATCCCGGAGCGGACCGGAGGACTGCTCGAGGCCGCGCGGCGCCGCGACGTCCCGGTCATCCATTGCCGCGCGGGCTTCCGCCGCGACCGGCGAGGGTCGTATCCGAACGTGCCCATGGTGAACGCCATGCTGAAGGATCCCGACTACCTGGTCATGGGAGAGCCGGCGACCGACGTCCTCCCGGAGCTCGGCCCCGCGGAGACGGATCTCGACTCGGCGCGCCTCCACGGCATGTCGCCCTTCATCGGCACGGAACTCGACCCGACGCTTCGTTCCATGGGGATCACGACGGTGATCGCCACGGGGGTCTCGCTGAACGTGGGTATCCTCGGCATGACCATCGAGGCCATCAACCACGGCTACCATGTCGTCCTCGTGACCGATTGCGTGACCGGCTACCCGCCGGAGTACGGCGAGCAGGTCCTGCAGCACAGCCTGGGCCGGATCACGACCCAGACCACCGCCGAGGAACTCCAGAAGCTCTGGGGTTGA
- a CDS encoding nuclear transport factor 2 family protein → MTPEDLVEIERIKQLKARYFQLMDQKRWDEWADVFCDDVVIDTTEEGSPLIHGRDAFKAYLPPILENVKTCHHGHTPVITRTGPDEAEGTWAMEDMLWWPAGSPMEHLWGLGWYEEKYRRDPDGEWRIAHLKLRRIRVQVDGKEVGLGDRPASGDRANDPA, encoded by the coding sequence ATGACCCCTGAAGACCTCGTCGAGATCGAGCGGATCAAGCAGCTCAAGGCCCGCTACTTCCAGCTGATGGACCAGAAGCGATGGGACGAATGGGCCGACGTCTTCTGCGATGACGTGGTCATCGACACGACCGAGGAAGGCTCGCCGCTGATCCACGGACGCGACGCCTTCAAGGCCTACCTCCCGCCGATCCTCGAGAACGTGAAGACGTGCCATCACGGACACACGCCCGTGATCACTCGGACCGGACCCGACGAAGCCGAGGGCACCTGGGCGATGGAGGACATGCTCTGGTGGCCCGCCGGCTCCCCCATGGAGCATCTCTGGGGCCTCGGGTGGTACGAGGAGAAGTATCGTCGCGACCCCGACGGAGAATGGCGCATCGCGCACCTGAAGCTCCGCCGTATCCGTGTCCAGGTCGACGGCAAGGAAGTCGGCCTCGGCGATCGCCCCGCCAGCGGCGACCGCGCGAACGACCCGGCCTAG
- a CDS encoding (2Fe-2S)-binding protein, with protein MPIAGVEAGVFSADGENDIDFHFPGHKISTRQPTRSPHKAVPMLVCHCRGISDRQIKRAVKNGCSSAREVARETGAGMRCGGCRSNVKAIVNEALASELVKAAPGETRLDLSIPIEG; from the coding sequence TTGCCGATCGCCGGGGTCGAGGCGGGGGTTTTTTCGGCCGATGGTGAAAACGACATTGATTTTCATTTTCCCGGACATAAAATCTCGACTCGCCAACCAACTCGCTCCCCCCACAAGGCCGTCCCCATGCTCGTTTGTCATTGCCGAGGAATCAGCGATCGCCAGATCAAGCGCGCCGTGAAGAACGGCTGCTCCTCCGCACGCGAGGTCGCGCGAGAGACCGGTGCGGGGATGCGTTGCGGCGGCTGTCGCTCGAACGTCAAGGCGATCGTGAACGAGGCGCTCGCGAGCGAGCTGGTCAAGGCCGCCCCGGGCGAGACGCGGCTCGACCTGTCGATCCCGATCGAAGGCTAG
- a CDS encoding CoA pyrophosphatase: MGRRFSGIGEDREGHPFGDAAEGFEAAAFEAGLRGLASHPGFSFPEEDVPDDFDRSAVLLAFWRERDDIAVLLTKRAASLRGHPGMMAFPGGRLEDGETWVEGALRETEEEVGIAPDAIEVLGRLDDAWSGSRHRLVPIVGWLHERPAVVPNPDEVASVHQPRLTTLLRAESWSRTAIPLGDYVHYDPTIRWEDDHVYGLSADLFVEAALRALDLPAANGADRLRSLRAWLATLPEASR; encoded by the coding sequence ATGGGGCGCCGTTTCAGCGGCATCGGCGAGGATCGCGAGGGCCATCCCTTCGGCGACGCCGCCGAGGGGTTCGAGGCCGCCGCGTTCGAGGCGGGGCTGCGCGGGCTCGCCTCCCACCCGGGCTTCTCGTTTCCGGAAGAGGACGTCCCCGACGACTTCGATCGCTCGGCGGTCCTCCTGGCCTTCTGGCGGGAGAGAGACGACATCGCCGTCCTGCTGACCAAGCGTGCCGCGAGCCTCCGTGGGCACCCGGGCATGATGGCCTTCCCCGGCGGACGCCTCGAAGACGGTGAGACCTGGGTGGAGGGCGCACTCCGCGAGACCGAGGAGGAGGTCGGGATCGCGCCCGACGCGATCGAGGTCCTGGGGCGACTGGACGATGCCTGGAGCGGCTCGCGACACCGTCTGGTCCCGATCGTGGGTTGGCTACACGAGCGGCCGGCGGTCGTGCCGAACCCGGACGAAGTCGCCTCGGTCCACCAACCGCGCCTCACGACGCTCCTGCGTGCGGAGTCCTGGTCGCGGACCGCGATTCCCCTCGGCGACTACGTCCACTACGACCCGACGATCCGCTGGGAAGACGACCACGTCTACGGCCTCTCCGCGGACCTCTTCGTCGAGGCCGCGCTCCGCGCCCTCGACCTGCCCGCTGCGAACGGTGCGGACCGATTGCGGAGCCTGCGCGCGTGGCTCGCCACGCTGCCCGAAGCTTCACGTTAG
- a CDS encoding GFA family protein: MPRGSCLCEAVRYETEGPLEGIDHCHCSMCRRSHGSAFSTYGRVLRENLRVEDPDGALVWYGSSEPVRRGFCGRCGSSLFFRHGAAEAFEFIAVGTLDDDPGARPEAHIFVASKAPWYTIEDDLPQHDAYPPDVGG, encoded by the coding sequence ATGCCGCGCGGAAGCTGTCTCTGCGAAGCCGTCCGCTACGAGACGGAGGGCCCGCTCGAGGGCATCGACCACTGCCACTGCTCGATGTGCCGCCGTAGCCACGGCTCGGCCTTCTCGACCTATGGCCGCGTCCTGCGGGAGAACCTGCGCGTCGAGGATCCGGACGGCGCGCTCGTCTGGTACGGCTCCTCGGAGCCCGTCCGGCGGGGCTTCTGTGGGCGCTGCGGCTCGAGTCTCTTCTTCCGCCACGGCGCCGCCGAAGCCTTCGAATTCATCGCGGTCGGCACGCTCGACGACGACCCCGGCGCCCGCCCCGAGGCCCATATCTTCGTGGCCTCGAAGGCCCCCTGGTACACGATCGAAGACGACCTGCCCCAGCACGACGCCTACCCCCCGGACGTGGGCGGTTGA
- a CDS encoding D-2-hydroxyacid dehydrogenase — protein sequence MTEPLRVCLGFPPFHAPRFVERVEALDGVEPVVLPIDEGVDWAVENAGRPYPEPPPWAAGVAAEREAALATCHVLTTLHTPDHLGERMPNLRWVQGCGAGVEQFGTAGLDFERHVLTNCTGVSAGSMSEWVIGRLLQVWKRFREADAYQKEHAFERTYGRTFAGSTIGIVGLGGIGKAVASRARALGCKTLGLKRSAKPGDTSPDVDELFPADQLHTLLSRSDAVILSAPATADTRHLIDAKALAAMPRHAVFVNVSRGSLVDEIELARVMRDEPLAAAVLDVFDPEPPDPSNPLWDLPNVYVSAHSSVSVDRYMDDVFDLFIDNLERFRDGRDLRNVVDPVALGFE from the coding sequence ATGACCGAACCCCTCCGCGTCTGTCTCGGCTTTCCCCCCTTCCACGCGCCGCGCTTCGTCGAACGTGTCGAAGCGCTCGACGGGGTCGAGCCCGTCGTCCTCCCGATCGACGAGGGCGTCGACTGGGCCGTCGAGAACGCGGGCCGGCCCTATCCCGAGCCGCCGCCCTGGGCGGCGGGCGTCGCTGCCGAACGCGAGGCGGCCCTCGCCACCTGCCACGTCCTGACGACGCTCCATACGCCGGACCACCTCGGCGAGCGCATGCCGAACCTGCGCTGGGTCCAGGGCTGCGGGGCCGGCGTCGAACAATTCGGGACCGCCGGGCTCGACTTCGAACGCCACGTCCTCACCAACTGCACCGGCGTCTCCGCCGGCTCCATGTCCGAATGGGTGATCGGTCGCCTGCTCCAGGTCTGGAAGCGCTTCCGCGAAGCCGATGCCTACCAGAAGGAGCACGCCTTCGAGCGCACCTACGGCCGGACCTTCGCCGGCTCGACGATCGGCATCGTCGGACTCGGCGGGATCGGCAAGGCGGTCGCGAGTCGCGCGCGCGCCCTCGGCTGCAAGACCCTCGGGCTCAAGCGGAGTGCGAAACCCGGCGACACGTCGCCGGACGTGGACGAGCTCTTTCCGGCCGACCAGCTCCACACGCTGCTCTCCCGATCGGATGCGGTCATCCTCTCCGCACCGGCGACGGCGGACACCCGCCACCTGATCGACGCGAAGGCCCTCGCCGCGATGCCGCGGCACGCGGTCTTCGTGAACGTCTCGCGCGGGAGCCTGGTCGACGAGATCGAGCTCGCGCGCGTGATGCGTGACGAGCCCCTCGCCGCCGCGGTCCTCGACGTATTCGATCCCGAGCCGCCGGATCCGTCGAACCCGCTCTGGGACCTCCCGAACGTCTACGTCTCGGCCCACTCGTCGGTCTCCGTCGATCGCTACATGGACGACGTCTTCGATCTCTTCATCGACAACCTCGAGCGCTTCCGCGACGGCCGCGACCTTCGGAACGTCGTCGACCCGGTCGCGCTCGGATTCGAATAG
- a CDS encoding TIGR03619 family F420-dependent LLM class oxidoreductase, with product MKFWQSITWAETDQLVDLARFAEDLGFEGIIGADHALYPKEMAPAYPYSQSGYPPQTADSEYPDMWTSCAAMAAVTTRLRFVCGIYVLPLRHPIEVAKQAATLAILSQGRFALGVGTGWMKEEFDLYDVDFSSRGRRMDEMVEVLRGLWTGDFYEHHGEFFDWDPIVVSPKPSHPIPLYFGGAAPIALRRTARDGEGWIGAGNTLEDAPRLLDELSRLRAEAGRSDEPLDTLVGLYGEVGLDDYRRLEEHGMTAGIHLPFWFAFDGPSSLDQKKALMERFAEDVLRHF from the coding sequence ATGAAGTTCTGGCAGTCGATCACCTGGGCCGAGACCGATCAGCTCGTCGACCTCGCGCGCTTCGCCGAGGATCTCGGCTTCGAAGGGATCATCGGCGCCGACCACGCGCTCTATCCGAAGGAGATGGCGCCGGCCTATCCCTATTCGCAGTCCGGCTACCCGCCGCAGACGGCGGACAGCGAATACCCCGACATGTGGACGAGCTGTGCGGCGATGGCCGCGGTCACGACCCGGCTGCGCTTCGTCTGCGGGATCTACGTTCTCCCGCTCCGCCACCCGATCGAGGTCGCGAAGCAGGCAGCGACCCTCGCGATCCTCTCCCAGGGCCGCTTCGCCCTCGGTGTCGGGACCGGCTGGATGAAGGAGGAGTTCGACCTCTACGACGTCGACTTCTCGAGCCGGGGACGGCGGATGGACGAGATGGTCGAGGTCCTGCGCGGGCTCTGGACCGGGGACTTCTACGAGCACCACGGCGAGTTCTTCGACTGGGATCCGATCGTGGTTAGCCCGAAGCCCTCCCACCCGATCCCGCTCTACTTCGGAGGCGCGGCCCCGATCGCGCTCCGTCGGACCGCGCGGGACGGCGAGGGTTGGATCGGCGCCGGCAACACCCTGGAGGACGCGCCGCGGCTCCTCGACGAGCTGTCCAGGCTCCGGGCGGAGGCGGGGCGCTCGGACGAGCCCCTCGACACGCTGGTCGGACTCTACGGCGAGGTCGGCCTCGATGACTATCGCCGGCTCGAGGAGCACGGCATGACCGCGGGGATCCATCTGCCCTTCTGGTTCGCCTTCGACGGACCGTCGTCGCTCGATCAGAAGAAGGCGCTGATGGAGCGGTTCGCCGAGGACGTGCTGCGCCACTTCTGA